The following nucleotide sequence is from Salinigranum halophilum.
ACTGTTCCCGGGGCTGCCGGGTGGGCCGGAGCTGCTCATCGTGCTGTTCGTGCTCGTCCTGCTGTTCGGGGCCAACAAGATCCCCAAGCTCGCTCGGTCGACCGGGCAGGCGATGGGCGAGTTCCAGCGAGGCCGCCAGGAGATAGAAGAGGAACTGAAAGAGATGGAGAAACAGCCGGACGAGGACGACGAGGAGTTCGAGGCGCGCAAGCGCGAAAAGGAGCGCGAACTCGAAGAGGCCGAGACCGACGAGACCGCATCCAGCAGCTAACTCGCAGTCTTCTGTCTTCTTGCCACCACTGCCGACGGTCAGCTTTTAGTCGGCGGCTTCGATACACCGGCCAGGGCGTGTGGCCTAGCGGATAGGGCGAGAGGTTCCTAACCTCTCGATCGCGGGTTCGAATCCCGCCACGCCCGCTTACTCGCTGTCGCTCGTTCGCGGCCGTGGCGAACATCGCGGAATCGACGGTTCCGCTCAATCCCGCCACGCCCGTTTCGACCGAGCCACAGCGAGGTGTGAGGCGGCCAGGAGATTCGAGCACGGCAAGTCGCAGCGCCGGGCGAAGCGAGGCGACCGTCTCGCTCCGGTTCGAATCCCGCCACGCTCGCCCCCTTCAGGTCGTTCAGCCGACGGCGGTGCGGTGAACTCGGTGAACCGCTGGTGAGGGGGAACTCGCAACTCGACGAGCCAGCGACGGGTTCTGTCCGTTCATGCTATCTACGGGACAGTTCTGCTCACTATATAAGGGGTACTTGAACATGATTTATAAGAGACGACGGTGCGTTCGATATCAATATTGATATCTCA
It contains:
- a CDS encoding Sec-independent protein translocase subunit TatA/TatB translates to MFDVILFPGLPGGPELLIVLFVLVLLFGANKIPKLARSTGQAMGEFQRGRQEIEEELKEMEKQPDEDDEEFEARKREKERELEEAETDETASSS